In Daphnia pulicaria isolate SC F1-1A chromosome 5, SC_F0-13Bv2, whole genome shotgun sequence, a single genomic region encodes these proteins:
- the LOC124340671 gene encoding uncharacterized protein LOC124340671 isoform X2 encodes MRLLVSLCVLVFFVAYTTAEEAEEISLLVQDPRLFATTTATTTVSTTITSTIPCTSGAFAGLANQAAIDALTKCSINLGRRRRGILLEGDEDEQFSISPSATQGVEATQEALSIREGRAADPQYLVLSPFGFQPQIQAGFHGSPFNYYPYGALPYKYVKPVEGQQRAFGTTISSVFNALVPSNLKGTSTSTIFSTFFTVVTSKSTATCSPPPNVLRCDSR; translated from the exons ATGCGACTATTGGTGTCACTGTGTGTACTAGTTTTCTTCGTGGCTTACACAACAGCAGAAGAAGCCGAAGAAATTTCTCTCCTCGTTCAAGACCCACGACTTTTCGCCACGACGACCGCTACAACGACTGTATCAACGACCATCACATCCACGATCCCGTGTACCTCTGGTGCATTCGCTGGACTCGCCAATCAAGCGGCCATCGATGCTCTAACTAAATGTTCCATCAATCTCGGTCGCCGTAGACGCGGTATTCTACTTGAAGGAGATGAGGACGAGCAATTCTCCATTTCTCCGTCTGCTACTCAAGG AGTCGAAGCTACACAAGAGGCCCTGTCCATTCGGGAAGGTCGTGCTGCTGACCCGCAATATTTGGTGCTATCTCCATTTGGCTTCCAACCACAGATTCAAGCTGGATTCCACGGCAGTCCATTCAACTATTATCCTTATGGGGCCTTGCCTTATAAATACGTCAAACCTGTCGAAGGCCAGCAACGCGCTTTTGGCACGACAATCAGTAGCGTTTTTAATGCGCTGGTTCCGTCAAATTTGAAAGGGACGTCCACGTCGACAATTTTCTCGACTTTCTTCACGGTCGTCACTTCCAAGTCGACTGCCACCTGCAGCCCACCACCGAACGTCCTTCGATGCGATTCACGTTAA
- the LOC124340647 gene encoding mucin-2-like isoform X2 — protein sequence MRLVPFGLIVLCVVTFAATAKGQIIKYLPFNGPSEVEPRQLRPTKTVTTTMITTLTYFSTCTILTTACPQSTTTTQEPTTTTTQTPITITPTTTTPNTTTHTPPIPTTTESTTTTTQKPTNPTTTESPITTTTQTTPITTTQEPPITTTTTESPITTTQEPPNTTTTEVPITTTNEPPTTTSTESPITTTQEPPITTTTESPITTTQEPPITTTTESPITTTQEPPITTTTESPITTTQEPPITTTTESPITTTQEPPITTTTESPITTTQEPPITTTTESPITTTQEPPITTTTESPITTQEPITTTTESPITTTQEPPNTTTTEVPITTTNEPPTTTSTESPITTTPEPPITTTTESPITTTQEPPITTTTESPITTTQEPPITTTTESPITTTPEPPITTTTESPIITTQEPPITTTTESPITTTEEPLITTTPESPITTTDLITTTDPTTDSTTIGGEDSGSRAIEHRQAPVREARAADPQWLVNSPLGYYYDPEEIQPGFEIERGVDTPYYSSFVKPAADIQPRIFFGLVSRLISRFATVTNTVTVSSYAVTVFTYTSTPDCSTPGFLQQCAALKCTKVCDAF from the exons ATGCGGCTAGTACCGTTTGGATTAATAGTACTTTGTGTCGTGACATTTGCAGCAACGGCAAAGGGAcagataataaaatatttaccttTTAATGGACCTAGTGAAGTGGAACCGAGACAATTAAGGCCCACAAAAACTGTTACGACGACAATGATAACAACATTAACTTATTTTTCGACCTGCACTATCTTAACCACTGCATGTCCACAATCAACTACTACCACCCAAGAACCTACTACAACCACTACCCAGACACCTATTACAATCACACCAACTACAACAACTCCTAACACAACTACACATACACCTCCAATTCCTACAACTACAGAATCTACGACCACAACAACCCAGAAACCTACGAATCCCACTACTACAGAGTCTCCAATCACTACAACTACACAGACTACACCGATCACAACAACCCAAGAACCTCCGATTAC CACGACAACTACAGAGTCTCCCATCACAACAACACAAGAACCACCAAATACGACCACCACAGAAGTTCCAATCACAACAACCAATGAACCTCCGACCACGACATCTACAGAGTCTCCGATCACAACAACCCAAGAACCTCCGATCACGACAACTACAGAGTCTCCGATCACAACAACCCAAGAACCACCGATCACGACAACTACAGAGTCTCCGATCACAACAACCCAAGAACCTCCAATCACGACAACTACAGAGTCTCCGATCACAACAACCCAAGAACCTCCGATCACGACAACTACAGAGTCTCCGATCACAACAACCCAAGAACCACCGATCACGACAACTACAGAGTCTCCGATCACAACAACCCAAGAACCTCCGATCACGACAACTACAGAGTCTCCGATCACAACAACCCAAGAACCTCCGATTACGACAACTACAGAGTCCCCGATCACAACTCAAGAACCGATCACGACAACTACAGAGTCTCCCATCACAACAACACAAGAACCACCAAATACGACCACCACAGAAGTTCCAATCACAACAACCAATGAACCTCCGACCACGACATCTACAGAGTCTCCTATCACAACAACTCCAGAACCTCCGATCACGACAACTACAGAGTCTCCGATCACAACAACCCAAGAACCACCGATCACGACAACTACAGAGTCTCCGATCACAACAACCCAAGAACCTCCAATCACGACAACTACAGAGTCTCCGATCACAACAACTCCAGAACCTCCGATCACGACAACTACAGAGTCTCCGATCATAACAACCCAAGAACCACCGATCACGACAACTACAGAGTCTCCGATCACAACAACCGAGGAGCCTCTAATCACCACCACTCCAGAATCTCCTATCACGACAACAGACCTTATTACTACTACAGATCCGACTACGGATTCCACTACTATCGGTGGTGAAGATTCAGG TTCAAGGGCTATTGAACATAGGCAAGCACCAGTGCGAGAAGCGCGTGCTGCTGATCCACAATGGCTAGTGAATTCTCCACTCGGTTATTACTATGACCCCGAAGAGATCCAGCCCGGTTTTGAAATCGAACGTGGTGTTGACACGCCTTACTACAGTTCATTCGTCAAACCTGCCGCCGACATCCAGCCACGCATTTTCTTCGGCCTAGTGTCGAGATTAATATCACGATTTGCTACGGTGACGAACACAGTAACAGTTAGTTCGTATGCTGTTACTGTTTTCACTTACACGTCGACGCCAGATTGTAGTACTCCTGGCTTTTTACAACAATGTGCGGCCCTAAAATGCACCAAGGTGTGCGATGCATTCTAG
- the LOC124340647 gene encoding mucin-2-like isoform X1: protein MRLVPFGLIVLCVVTFAATAKGQIIKYLPFNGPSEVEPRQLRPTKTVTTTMITTLTYFSTCTILTTACPQSTTTTQEPTTTTTQTPITITPTTTTPNTTTHTPPIPTTTESTTTTTQKPTNPTTTESPITTTTQTTPITTTQEPPITTTTESPITTQEPITTTTESPITTTQEPPNTTTTEVPITTTNEPPTTTSTESPITTTQEPPITTTTESPITTTQEPPITTTTESPITTTQEPPITTTTESPITTTQEPPITTTTESPITTTQEPPITTTTESPITTTQEPPITTTTESPITTTQEPPITTTTESPITTQEPITTTTESPITTTQEPPNTTTTEVPITTTNEPPTTTSTESPITTTPEPPITTTTESPITTTQEPPITTTTESPITTTQEPPITTTTESPITTTPEPPITTTTESPIITTQEPPITTTTESPITTTEEPLITTTPESPITTTDLITTTDPTTDSTTIGGEDSGSRAIEHRQAPVREARAADPQWLVNSPLGYYYDPEEIQPGFEIERGVDTPYYSSFVKPAADIQPRIFFGLVSRLISRFATVTNTVTVSSYAVTVFTYTSTPDCSTPGFLQQCAALKCTKVCDAF from the exons ATGCGGCTAGTACCGTTTGGATTAATAGTACTTTGTGTCGTGACATTTGCAGCAACGGCAAAGGGAcagataataaaatatttaccttTTAATGGACCTAGTGAAGTGGAACCGAGACAATTAAGGCCCACAAAAACTGTTACGACGACAATGATAACAACATTAACTTATTTTTCGACCTGCACTATCTTAACCACTGCATGTCCACAATCAACTACTACCACCCAAGAACCTACTACAACCACTACCCAGACACCTATTACAATCACACCAACTACAACAACTCCTAACACAACTACACATACACCTCCAATTCCTACAACTACAGAATCTACGACCACAACAACCCAGAAACCTACGAATCCCACTACTACAGAGTCTCCAATCACTACAACTACACAGACTACACCGATCACAACAACCCAAGAACCTCCGATTACGACAACTACAGAGTCCCCGATCACAACTCAAGAACCGATCACGACAACTACAGAGTCTCCCATCACAACAACACAAGAACCACCAAATACGACCACCACAGAAGTTCCAATCACAACAACCAATGAACCTCCGACCACGACATCTACAGAGTCTCCGATCACAACAACCCAAGAACCTCCGATCACGACAACTACAGAGTCTCCGATCACAACAACCCAAGAACCACCGATCACGACAACTACAGAGTCTCCGATCACAACAACCCAAGAACCTCCAATCACGACAACTACAGAGTCTCCGATCACAACAACCCAAGAACCTCCGATCACGACAACTACAGAGTCTCCGATCACAACAACCCAAGAACCACCGATCACGACAACTACAGAGTCTCCGATCACAACAACCCAAGAACCTCCGATCACGACAACTACAGAGTCTCCGATCACAACAACCCAAGAACCTCCGATTACGACAACTACAGAGTCCCCGATCACAACTCAAGAACCGATCACGACAACTACAGAGTCTCCCATCACAACAACACAAGAACCACCAAATACGACCACCACAGAAGTTCCAATCACAACAACCAATGAACCTCCGACCACGACATCTACAGAGTCTCCTATCACAACAACTCCAGAACCTCCGATCACGACAACTACAGAGTCTCCGATCACAACAACCCAAGAACCACCGATCACGACAACTACAGAGTCTCCGATCACAACAACCCAAGAACCTCCAATCACGACAACTACAGAGTCTCCGATCACAACAACTCCAGAACCTCCGATCACGACAACTACAGAGTCTCCGATCATAACAACCCAAGAACCACCGATCACGACAACTACAGAGTCTCCGATCACAACAACCGAGGAGCCTCTAATCACCACCACTCCAGAATCTCCTATCACGACAACAGACCTTATTACTACTACAGATCCGACTACGGATTCCACTACTATCGGTGGTGAAGATTCAGG TTCAAGGGCTATTGAACATAGGCAAGCACCAGTGCGAGAAGCGCGTGCTGCTGATCCACAATGGCTAGTGAATTCTCCACTCGGTTATTACTATGACCCCGAAGAGATCCAGCCCGGTTTTGAAATCGAACGTGGTGTTGACACGCCTTACTACAGTTCATTCGTCAAACCTGCCGCCGACATCCAGCCACGCATTTTCTTCGGCCTAGTGTCGAGATTAATATCACGATTTGCTACGGTGACGAACACAGTAACAGTTAGTTCGTATGCTGTTACTGTTTTCACTTACACGTCGACGCCAGATTGTAGTACTCCTGGCTTTTTACAACAATGTGCGGCCCTAAAATGCACCAAGGTGTGCGATGCATTCTAG
- the LOC124340663 gene encoding cell wall integrity and stress response component 3-like — protein sequence MRLALCLLIFFVVSYASKTPNKRSNYFPYYEPNIAEHQRFLKSSTTVTTTKIMTAIYTITCTKSTTACTSSSTSTSTTSSSATSTSATTTSSSSSSTTSSTSSTTSSTTSSTAGRRRRQIDIRDVEAQDWTNEQLPIVPSNVQGVETTQAPVREGRSTYPQLFAMMPPFGYYQPQEIQSGFDSDPSLALPYYGSYVQPAAISQPRIFFGALNGLLFPNFVVTKTETVTMVSIVPSTSTLSPTCSTANPGALQCPA from the exons ATGCGCTTAGCTCTATGtctattgatatttttcgtcGTGTCTTACGCATCCAAGACACCCAATAAAAGGAGCAACTACTTCCCGTATTATGAGCCCAACATAGCAGAACATCAGAGATTTCTTAAGAGCTCAACAACGGTGACGACAACGAAGATAATGACCGCGATCTATACAATTACTTGCACCAAGTCAACTACAGCAtgtacttcttcttctaccagTACTAGTACTACTTCAAGTTCAGCAACCTCTACCAGTGCTACCACTACTTCCAGCAGCTCTAGTTCTACAACGAGCAGTACTTCTTCTACAACCAGCAGTACTACCTCGAGTACTGCTGGTCGCCGACGAAGGCAGATTGACATCAGAGATGTAGAAGCCCAAGACTGGACAAACGAGCAATTGCCCATTGTTCCTTCAAATGTTCAAGG GGTTGAAACTACCCAAGCACCAGTTCGAGAAGGACGTTCTACATATCCACAACTGTTCGCTATGATGCCCCCTTTCGGATATTATCAACCCCAAGAAATCCAATCCGGTTTCGACAGCGATCCTTCTCTCGCCCTGCCTTATTATGGGTCGTATGTTCAACCTGCCGCCATCAGCCAACCTCGTATTTTCTTCGGCGCCTTGAACGGCTTattatttccaaattttgTGGTAACCAAGACAGAGACGGTTACTATGGTTTCCATCGTCCCTTCCACTTCGACTCTGAGTCCAACTTGCAGTACTGCCAATCCTGGTGCTTTACAATGTCCAGCATAA
- the LOC124340654 gene encoding cell wall protein DAN4-like isoform X2, which produces MRLALLVLGLFIVALAATTKKEGKRQINHYLPYYGTNNVIEPRQFRPTRTATVTQISTLTYTFTCVKSTTACPSSSTTTSTTTPSTSTSITPTPTSTTPTTSTSSSTTTSTTPTTSTSSSTITSTTPTTSTSSSTTTSTTPTTSTSSSTTTSTTPTTSTSSSTITSTTPTTSTSSSTITSTTPTTSTSSSTITSTTPTTSTSSSTTTSTTPTTSTSSSTITSTTPTTSTSSSTVEPTTASRRRRREIDNIDVEAQDWVNEQLSIVPSNVQGVEATQAPVREGRDAAAQFAYSRRLGMIPPFAYYDPQEIQPGFDNDPTLALPYYGSYVQPAAITQPRIFFGALNALFPGYAVTRTETITSFTIVAKTLTSSPTCVPPGIVQCAA; this is translated from the exons ATGCGTCTAGCGCTATTGGTATTAGGACTCTTCATTGTGGCACTGGCAGCCACAACAAAGAAAGAGGGAAAAAGGCAGATCAACCACTACCTGCCGTATTATGGAACCAACAACGTAATCGAACCGAGGCAGTTTAGGCCCACGAGAACGGCTACTGTGACGCAGATATCGACGCTGACTTATACATTTACTTGTGTCAAATCAACTACAGCGTGTCCTTCttcatccaccaccaccagcacaaCTACCCCTTCCACTTCCACCAGTATTACCCCAACCCCAACTTCTAC TACCCCAACCACTTCTACGTCTAGCTCTACTACTACGTCTACTACCCCAACCACTTCTACGTCTAGCTCCACTATTACGTCTACTACCCCAACCACTTCTACGTCTAGCTCTACTACTACGTCTACTACTCCAACCACTTCTACGTCTAGCTCTACTACTACGTCTACTACCCCAACCACTTCTACGTCTAGCTCCACTATTACGTCTACTACCCCAACCACTTCTACGTCTAGCTCCACTATTACGTCTACTACCCCAACCACTTCTACGTCTAGCTCCACTATTACGTCTACTACCCCAACCACTTCTACGTCTAGCTCTACTACTACGTCTACTACTCCAACCACTTCTACGTCTAGCTCTACTATTACGTCTACTACCCCAACGACATCTACGTCTAGCTCCACTGTTGAGCCTACAACCGCTAGTCGTCGCCGACGGAGGGAGATTGACAACATAGATGTAGAAGCCCAAGACTGGGTGAACGAGCAATTGTCTATTGTTCCTTCAAACGTTCAAGG GGTGGAAGCTACCCAAGCGCCAGTTCGAGAAGGACGTGATGCTGCTGCTCAGTTCGCTTACTCACGACGGTTGGGGATGATCCCGCCATTTGCATATTATGATCCCCAAGAAATTCAGCCAGGTTTCGACAACGACCCCACTCTCGCCTTGCCTTACTATGGGTCGTATGTTCAACCTGCTGCCATCACCCAGCCTCGCATTTTCTTCGGCGCCTTGAACGCCCTTTTCCCAGGATATGCAGTAACCCGGACAGAGACAATTACATCATTTACCATCGTCGCTAAAACTTTGACTTCAAGTCCAACGTGCGTTCCTCCCGGAATCGTACAATGCGCAGCTTAA
- the LOC124340654 gene encoding cell wall protein DAN4-like isoform X1, translated as MRLALLVLGLFIVALAATTKKEGKRQINHYLPYYGTNNVIEPRQFRPTRTATVTQISTLTYTFTCVKSTTACPSSSTTTSTTTPSTSTSITPTPTSTSSSTSTTPTTSTSSSTITPTSTPTTSTSSSTTTSTTPTTSTSSSTITSTTPTTSTSSSTTTSTTPTTSTSSSTTTSTTPTTSTSSSTITSTTPTTSTSSSTITSTTPTTSTSSSTITSTTPTTSTSSSTTTSTTPTTSTSSSTITSTTPTTSTSSSTVEPTTASRRRRREIDNIDVEAQDWVNEQLSIVPSNVQGVEATQAPVREGRDAAAQFAYSRRLGMIPPFAYYDPQEIQPGFDNDPTLALPYYGSYVQPAAITQPRIFFGALNALFPGYAVTRTETITSFTIVAKTLTSSPTCVPPGIVQCAA; from the exons ATGCGTCTAGCGCTATTGGTATTAGGACTCTTCATTGTGGCACTGGCAGCCACAACAAAGAAAGAGGGAAAAAGGCAGATCAACCACTACCTGCCGTATTATGGAACCAACAACGTAATCGAACCGAGGCAGTTTAGGCCCACGAGAACGGCTACTGTGACGCAGATATCGACGCTGACTTATACATTTACTTGTGTCAAATCAACTACAGCGTGTCCTTCttcatccaccaccaccagcacaaCTACCCCTTCCACTTCCACCAGTATTACCCCAACCCCAACTTCTACGTCTAGCTCTACGTCTACTACCCCAACGACATCTACGTCTAGCTCCACTATTACGCCTACTAGTACCCCAACCACTTCTACGTCTAGCTCTACTACTACGTCTACTACCCCAACCACTTCTACGTCTAGCTCCACTATTACGTCTACTACCCCAACCACTTCTACGTCTAGCTCTACTACTACGTCTACTACTCCAACCACTTCTACGTCTAGCTCTACTACTACGTCTACTACCCCAACCACTTCTACGTCTAGCTCCACTATTACGTCTACTACCCCAACCACTTCTACGTCTAGCTCCACTATTACGTCTACTACCCCAACCACTTCTACGTCTAGCTCCACTATTACGTCTACTACCCCAACCACTTCTACGTCTAGCTCTACTACTACGTCTACTACTCCAACCACTTCTACGTCTAGCTCTACTATTACGTCTACTACCCCAACGACATCTACGTCTAGCTCCACTGTTGAGCCTACAACCGCTAGTCGTCGCCGACGGAGGGAGATTGACAACATAGATGTAGAAGCCCAAGACTGGGTGAACGAGCAATTGTCTATTGTTCCTTCAAACGTTCAAGG GGTGGAAGCTACCCAAGCGCCAGTTCGAGAAGGACGTGATGCTGCTGCTCAGTTCGCTTACTCACGACGGTTGGGGATGATCCCGCCATTTGCATATTATGATCCCCAAGAAATTCAGCCAGGTTTCGACAACGACCCCACTCTCGCCTTGCCTTACTATGGGTCGTATGTTCAACCTGCTGCCATCACCCAGCCTCGCATTTTCTTCGGCGCCTTGAACGCCCTTTTCCCAGGATATGCAGTAACCCGGACAGAGACAATTACATCATTTACCATCGTCGCTAAAACTTTGACTTCAAGTCCAACGTGCGTTCCTCCCGGAATCGTACAATGCGCAGCTTAA